From Pseudoalteromonas sp. DL-6, one genomic window encodes:
- a CDS encoding XTP/dITP diphosphatase translates to MTNTLVLATGNPGKVNELANMLSSLNINVVPQSDFNVSDVDETGTTFVENAIIKARHAAKITGLPAIADDSGLEVDGLNGAPGVYSARFAGNSASDQDNIDKLLADLGNNPNRSARFWCVLVLMRHADDPTPLICSASWEGEITLSQHGKGGFGYDPIFFVPSENCTSAELTKEQKNALSHRGQALNKLLQELQHKGGL, encoded by the coding sequence ATGACCAACACCTTAGTTCTTGCAACCGGCAACCCCGGAAAAGTGAATGAGCTGGCTAACATGCTCAGCTCACTTAATATTAATGTTGTACCGCAAAGCGACTTTAATGTCAGTGACGTAGACGAAACAGGCACCACGTTTGTAGAAAACGCGATAATTAAAGCGCGTCATGCGGCTAAAATTACCGGACTGCCTGCTATTGCAGATGATTCAGGCTTAGAAGTTGATGGCCTGAATGGCGCACCCGGTGTTTACTCTGCTCGTTTTGCAGGAAATAGCGCAAGCGATCAAGATAATATCGATAAATTACTGGCTGATTTAGGCAACAACCCTAATCGCAGCGCTCGCTTTTGGTGTGTGTTGGTACTAATGCGTCATGCCGACGACCCTACTCCACTTATTTGCAGTGCTAGCTGGGAGGGCGAAATTACCCTTAGCCAACACGGTAAAGGTGGCTTTGGTTACGATCCTATCTTTTTTGTACCATCAGAAAATTGTACCAGTGCAGAGCTTACAAAAGAGCAGAAGAATGCACTAAGTCACCGTGGGCAAGCACTTAATAAATTACTACAAGAGTTACAACACAAAGGCGGCCTGTGA
- a CDS encoding bifunctional acetate--CoA ligase family protein/GNAT family N-acetyltransferase has protein sequence MSLKRISQFFNPSSVAVIGASNTATRAGNVVMRNLLQGGFKGPIMPVTPNHTAVHGVLAYPSIEALPKVPDLAVICTNKNTLMKIIEQLGTLGCHSAIIIADGLTTVQKQALKESAAKHKVTLLGSNCLGLLIPHIGLNASFSHTVATPGKLAFVSQSAAVCSTILDWAKNKEIGFSYFVSMGDCLDIEFDEILDFLGRDAKTKAILLYIDNINDIRSFISAARAAAFSKPVIAIKTGRTSAGALAAEIHTGGKQSSDAVYDAMFQRAGMLRVNDLRELFAATQTLAMHPKLLQVEQLTILTNGGGPGVMAVDELIQSSGKLAQLSDETREALNKVIPHSDTAANPVDIFGDSAPVRYKHALEILLNAKEVKNLLIIHTPSALAPSESYAQVIVEALNKLPKMARPYVITNFMGEDAAFAARRICANNAIPTYRTPEGAVGAFMHLVSYRRNQKHLTQTPESNTDDATINKAAAKATIKEFLADEQHYLSTHQASHILSSYGIDCIQTEVAYTPTEAKEQAIELGFPVALKLMSPSIPSKSEVGGVVLNLNDAQEVEQTAFAMLLRIKNTYPDAIIDGFSLQKMAPRAGANELRIAIKTEPNFGPVILLGEAGTGLEYAQAAVALPPLNMNLAKYLIAAAHDKGVLKDRVLPEKVDKYRLCSLLTRISQLVVDQPDITSLELNPILASNGQFLVLDATMNLSQYQIQAHRKRLSIRPYPIELVETVTLKNDTLATLRPIKPEDEQAHQAFDQSLTKEDRYKRFFGELPQFNHDQLAKMTQIDYDREMAFIVTQTQDEQQQTLGVSRVIMDPDNLQAEFAIVVRSDCQGLGLGRILMNAAISHCKRQGVKTVEGITLPENTGMIELARKLGFKISRDFEEGSINMLLTL, from the coding sequence ATGAGTCTAAAACGTATTAGCCAGTTTTTTAACCCAAGCTCTGTCGCTGTTATTGGGGCATCAAACACCGCCACTCGTGCAGGTAATGTGGTTATGCGAAACTTACTTCAAGGTGGCTTTAAAGGGCCAATTATGCCCGTTACACCCAATCATACAGCGGTGCATGGCGTGCTGGCTTATCCTAGTATTGAAGCCTTACCTAAAGTGCCTGATTTAGCGGTTATCTGTACCAATAAAAACACCTTAATGAAAATTATTGAGCAACTAGGAACGCTTGGCTGTCATAGCGCCATTATTATTGCGGATGGCTTAACTACAGTTCAAAAACAGGCACTTAAAGAGAGCGCGGCGAAGCATAAAGTTACCCTACTTGGCTCAAATTGCTTGGGGTTACTTATTCCGCATATAGGCTTAAACGCGAGTTTTTCGCACACCGTTGCCACGCCAGGTAAACTGGCTTTTGTGTCGCAATCAGCGGCTGTTTGTTCAACGATTCTTGATTGGGCTAAAAATAAAGAAATTGGCTTTTCATACTTTGTATCTATGGGGGATTGTTTAGATATTGAGTTTGACGAAATACTCGACTTTTTAGGCCGTGATGCTAAAACCAAAGCTATCTTACTGTACATCGATAATATTAATGATATTCGCAGCTTTATTTCTGCGGCTCGTGCAGCCGCATTTTCTAAACCGGTTATTGCTATTAAAACCGGCAGAACCAGTGCAGGGGCTCTCGCTGCTGAAATACATACTGGCGGAAAACAAAGCTCCGATGCAGTATATGATGCCATGTTTCAACGCGCGGGGATGCTAAGAGTAAACGACTTACGTGAGCTTTTTGCCGCCACTCAAACCTTGGCCATGCATCCTAAGTTGCTGCAAGTAGAGCAACTTACCATATTAACCAATGGTGGCGGCCCTGGAGTAATGGCGGTTGATGAACTCATTCAAAGCTCTGGAAAACTGGCTCAGCTCAGTGATGAAACTCGCGAAGCACTCAATAAAGTGATCCCGCATTCAGACACTGCAGCCAATCCGGTTGATATATTTGGTGATTCGGCGCCAGTGCGTTACAAGCATGCGTTGGAAATATTACTAAATGCTAAAGAAGTTAAAAACTTACTGATCATCCACACTCCATCGGCATTGGCCCCAAGTGAAAGTTACGCTCAGGTTATTGTTGAGGCGCTAAATAAATTACCGAAAATGGCACGCCCCTATGTGATTACTAACTTTATGGGCGAAGATGCCGCCTTCGCAGCCAGACGCATCTGCGCTAATAATGCCATCCCTACCTACCGCACCCCAGAAGGTGCGGTAGGTGCCTTTATGCACCTAGTAAGCTACCGTCGTAACCAAAAGCATTTAACTCAAACACCAGAATCAAATACTGACGATGCCACTATTAATAAAGCGGCAGCGAAAGCGACTATAAAAGAGTTTTTAGCTGATGAGCAGCATTACTTATCGACCCATCAGGCGAGTCATATTTTAAGTAGTTACGGCATTGACTGTATTCAAACTGAAGTTGCCTACACTCCAACTGAGGCCAAAGAACAAGCAATAGAGCTAGGTTTTCCGGTGGCATTAAAGCTGATGAGTCCCAGTATTCCCTCTAAGTCTGAAGTCGGGGGTGTCGTACTAAACCTCAATGATGCGCAAGAGGTAGAACAAACCGCATTTGCCATGCTGTTAAGAATAAAAAACACCTACCCTGATGCCATTATAGATGGTTTTTCATTACAAAAAATGGCACCTCGAGCAGGCGCCAACGAGCTGCGTATAGCCATTAAAACCGAGCCTAATTTTGGCCCAGTTATTTTATTAGGTGAAGCTGGTACAGGGCTTGAATATGCACAGGCTGCAGTCGCTTTGCCACCATTGAATATGAACCTAGCTAAATACTTAATTGCCGCTGCCCATGATAAAGGCGTGCTTAAAGATCGCGTGCTACCTGAAAAAGTTGATAAATATCGTTTGTGTTCACTACTAACCCGAATTTCTCAATTAGTGGTTGATCAACCGGATATTACCTCATTAGAGCTTAATCCTATTTTAGCTAGTAATGGCCAGTTTTTAGTACTTGATGCCACCATGAACTTGAGCCAATATCAAATTCAGGCACACCGAAAACGTTTATCTATTCGCCCTTACCCTATTGAGCTGGTTGAAACGGTTACCCTAAAAAATGACACCTTAGCAACGCTCAGACCAATTAAACCTGAAGATGAGCAAGCACATCAAGCGTTTGATCAGTCATTAACCAAAGAAGATAGGTATAAGCGCTTTTTTGGTGAGTTACCTCAGTTTAACCACGATCAACTCGCTAAAATGACACAAATTGATTACGACCGCGAAATGGCGTTTATTGTTACCCAAACACAAGACGAGCAACAACAGACATTAGGGGTTTCGCGAGTGATTATGGATCCTGATAACTTACAAGCAGAGTTTGCTATTGTAGTACGTTCTGATTGCCAAGGGCTTGGGTTAGGCCGTATTTTAATGAATGCAGCAATTTCTCATTGTAAGCGCCAAGGGGTAAAAACCGTTGAGGGGATCACCCTCCCTGAAAACACCGGCATGATTGAGCTAGCTCGTAAACTCGGGTTTAAAATTAGTCGTGATTTTGAAGAAGGCAGTATCAACATGCTGCTCACATTGTAA
- a CDS encoding DUF885 domain-containing protein yields the protein MRKLTLIAATVSVALLAGCQQATQQSTPAPAVQAQPVQSEIDKANAFFEDTFDRDVMSSPVYQTYMGIKKDYDKWDDNSEEKALKDLAQTKADLVTLNSIDRAQLDAATQVSYDLKKQDLEASIADFKWRYHNYPVNQMFGTHSMVPAFLINQHQISNVKEANDYIARLNGVPGVFDQLITGLEIRADKNIIAPKFVFPHVIDSSKNIIKGAPFEQGEDSTLLADFKRKVNALEIDQAEKDALISKATDALKTAVKPAYSKLINYIAQLEKRADDRDGAWKFPDGEAFYNNALKRTTTTDLTAKEIHAIGLAEVSRIHDEMRAIKDKVGFEGDLNAFMQFMKTDKQFYLANTEAGKAQYLSEAKGLIDNMKTRLDELFIVKPKADMIVKRVEAFREKAAGKAFYQQPAPDGSRPGIYYANLYDMEAMPTYQMEALAYHEGIPGHHMQIAISQELEGVPKFRKFGGYTAYIEGWGLYSELLPKEMGLYEDPYSDFGRLAMELWRACRLVVDTGIHAMKWTRQEGIDYYVNNTPNATSDGVKMVERHIVMPSQATAYKVGMLKILELREAAKKQLGDKFDIRQFHDVVLKNGPVPLNVLENFVDEWVASKQA from the coding sequence ATGCGTAAACTTACTCTAATTGCTGCCACGGTAAGCGTGGCACTGCTTGCAGGTTGCCAACAAGCAACACAACAATCAACGCCTGCACCTGCGGTTCAAGCTCAACCTGTACAAAGTGAAATTGATAAAGCGAATGCTTTTTTTGAAGACACTTTTGATCGTGATGTAATGAGCAGCCCAGTTTATCAAACCTACATGGGCATCAAAAAAGATTACGATAAATGGGATGACAACAGCGAAGAAAAAGCGCTTAAAGACTTGGCACAAACTAAAGCCGATTTGGTCACGCTCAACAGCATTGACCGTGCGCAATTAGATGCAGCTACTCAAGTAAGTTATGATTTAAAAAAACAAGATTTAGAAGCTAGCATTGCTGATTTTAAATGGCGTTACCATAACTACCCAGTAAACCAAATGTTTGGTACGCACTCTATGGTGCCGGCTTTTTTAATTAACCAGCATCAAATTAGCAACGTAAAAGAAGCAAACGATTATATTGCTCGTTTAAATGGCGTGCCGGGTGTATTTGATCAACTTATTACCGGCTTAGAAATTCGCGCCGATAAAAACATCATCGCGCCTAAATTTGTATTTCCACACGTGATTGATTCAAGCAAAAACATCATTAAAGGTGCGCCGTTTGAACAAGGTGAAGATTCTACGCTATTAGCTGACTTTAAACGTAAAGTAAATGCATTAGAAATCGACCAAGCTGAAAAAGATGCACTTATTAGTAAAGCGACTGATGCATTAAAAACAGCAGTTAAACCTGCTTACTCTAAGTTAATTAACTACATTGCACAGCTAGAAAAGCGTGCTGATGACCGTGACGGTGCTTGGAAATTCCCTGATGGCGAAGCGTTTTACAATAACGCGCTTAAACGCACTACCACGACAGACCTTACAGCAAAAGAAATTCATGCCATTGGCCTTGCCGAAGTGTCACGTATTCATGATGAAATGCGTGCCATCAAAGATAAAGTTGGCTTTGAGGGTGACTTAAACGCCTTTATGCAGTTTATGAAAACCGACAAGCAATTTTACCTTGCTAATACTGAAGCGGGTAAAGCGCAGTACCTAAGTGAAGCTAAAGGCTTAATTGATAACATGAAAACACGCTTAGATGAGCTGTTTATTGTAAAGCCAAAAGCCGACATGATAGTAAAACGTGTTGAAGCTTTCCGTGAAAAAGCGGCGGGTAAAGCGTTTTATCAACAACCTGCGCCAGATGGTTCACGCCCAGGTATTTACTACGCCAACCTCTATGACATGGAAGCAATGCCAACTTACCAAATGGAAGCTCTCGCTTATCATGAGGGTATTCCGGGTCATCACATGCAAATTGCTATTTCACAAGAATTAGAAGGCGTGCCTAAGTTCCGTAAGTTTGGTGGTTACACAGCCTACATTGAAGGTTGGGGTTTATACTCAGAGTTACTACCAAAAGAAATGGGCCTTTACGAAGACCCGTATTCAGATTTTGGTCGTTTAGCTATGGAGTTATGGCGCGCCTGTCGTCTAGTGGTTGATACCGGTATTCACGCAATGAAGTGGACTCGCCAAGAAGGTATTGATTACTACGTTAACAATACTCCTAACGCCACTTCTGACGGTGTGAAAATGGTTGAACGTCATATTGTAATGCCATCACAAGCAACGGCTTACAAAGTGGGTATGCTGAAAATTTTAGAACTACGTGAAGCAGCTAAAAAGCAGCTTGGCGACAAGTTTGATATTCGTCAGTTCCACGACGTAGTGCTTAAAAATGGCCCTGTACCATTGAACGTACTAGAAAACTTTGTTGATGAGTGGGTTGCTAGCAAACAAGCTTAA
- a CDS encoding SIMPL domain-containing protein (The SIMPL domain is named for its presence in mouse protein SIMPL (signalling molecule that associates with mouse pelle-like kinase). Bacterial member BP26, from Brucella, was shown to assemble into a channel-like structure, while YggE from E. coli has been associated with resistance to oxidative stress.) has protein sequence MNKISNVTVVMAAVCLSIGLIALGFIIKGAALDIKGMERTVQVKGLAEREVVADTVIWPLQFNDADNNLEQLVERVEQKNDAVIAFLKLHGFDDEEISTGTQSIIDKQAREYANDNQKFRYVISSNIIVYSNAPDKVKNALSKVSQLAKQNIAIVQDNYQTRIEYLFTGLNDIKPAMVQEATEKAREVANKFAKDSNSLLGKIKTARQGQFSISDRDSNTPQIKNVRVVTSVEYYLSD, from the coding sequence GTGAATAAAATATCGAATGTAACCGTTGTTATGGCAGCAGTTTGTTTAAGCATCGGCTTAATTGCATTGGGCTTTATTATAAAAGGAGCCGCGCTTGATATTAAAGGTATGGAGCGTACAGTTCAGGTAAAAGGTTTAGCAGAGCGTGAAGTGGTCGCTGATACTGTTATTTGGCCGCTGCAGTTTAATGATGCCGATAACAACCTTGAGCAGCTAGTTGAGCGAGTTGAGCAAAAAAACGATGCCGTAATTGCCTTTTTAAAGTTACATGGCTTTGACGATGAAGAAATATCGACAGGCACTCAATCTATTATTGATAAGCAAGCGCGTGAATACGCGAACGACAACCAAAAATTTAGGTATGTTATTAGCTCAAATATTATTGTGTACTCTAATGCCCCTGATAAAGTTAAAAACGCACTGAGTAAAGTGAGCCAGTTAGCTAAGCAAAATATAGCCATAGTGCAAGATAACTATCAAACCCGTATCGAATATCTATTTACTGGGCTTAACGATATAAAACCTGCCATGGTACAAGAGGCCACAGAAAAAGCCCGTGAAGTAGCAAATAAATTCGCGAAAGATTCAAACTCCCTATTAGGTAAAATTAAAACCGCACGCCAGGGGCAATTTAGCATTAGCGATCGGGATTCAAACACACCGCAAATTAAAAATGTTCGCGTGGTTACCAGCGTAGAATATTACTTATCAGACTAG
- the hemW gene encoding radical SAM family heme chaperone HemW, translating to MNLPPLSLYVHVPWCVQKCPYCDFNSHGQKGDIPEAEYVQHLIDDLKADLHLVQGRKIHSIFIGGGTPSLLTGAAYTRLLNEVDSLIGLADNCEITLEANPGTVETGRFKDYVKAGINRISIGVQSMQNDKLKALGRIHGADEACYAAQQASEAGLNSFNLDLMHGLPGQSLNDALSDLKQIIALSPPHISWYQLTIEPNTQFASKPPTLPQDETLWDIQEQGQALLAQAGYQQYEISGYAKPGFQCQHNLNYWRFGDYLGIGCGAHGKVTDSKTGVITRTEKVKHPRGYMDIIKPYLYKSWQVEQDDLAFEFFMNRFRLTEPCPIEDYSALTNQPLQSQQAALNKAINTGLLIEKDGHWQVSLKGHRFLNDLLELFV from the coding sequence GTGAACCTTCCTCCACTGAGTTTATATGTGCACGTGCCTTGGTGCGTGCAAAAATGCCCTTACTGCGACTTTAATAGCCACGGGCAAAAAGGTGACATCCCTGAAGCTGAATATGTACAGCACTTAATTGACGATTTAAAAGCTGATTTACACTTAGTACAAGGGCGAAAAATTCACAGCATTTTTATTGGCGGCGGCACGCCAAGCCTATTAACCGGCGCGGCATACACCCGTTTACTCAATGAAGTAGATAGCCTCATAGGCCTAGCCGATAACTGTGAAATAACCCTTGAAGCAAACCCCGGCACAGTCGAAACTGGCCGTTTTAAAGATTATGTAAAAGCAGGGATTAACCGTATCTCTATTGGCGTGCAAAGCATGCAAAATGATAAGTTAAAAGCCTTAGGCCGAATTCATGGTGCCGATGAGGCCTGTTATGCAGCACAACAAGCTAGTGAAGCAGGGTTGAATAGCTTTAACCTTGATTTAATGCATGGCTTACCAGGGCAATCCCTCAATGACGCACTAAGTGATTTAAAACAAATTATTGCCCTGAGCCCACCACATATTTCTTGGTATCAGCTCACCATTGAGCCTAATACGCAATTTGCTTCAAAACCGCCCACGTTGCCACAAGATGAAACCTTATGGGATATTCAAGAACAAGGCCAAGCATTATTAGCACAAGCAGGCTATCAGCAATACGAAATATCAGGATATGCAAAACCGGGCTTTCAATGCCAACATAACTTGAATTATTGGCGGTTTGGCGATTATCTTGGTATTGGCTGTGGCGCCCATGGTAAGGTTACTGATTCGAAAACGGGGGTGATAACACGCACTGAAAAGGTTAAACACCCACGGGGCTACATGGACATTATTAAGCCCTACTTATACAAAAGCTGGCAAGTAGAACAAGACGACTTAGCGTTTGAGTTTTTTATGAATCGCTTTCGTTTAACAGAGCCATGTCCGATTGAAGACTACAGTGCACTGACTAATCAGCCATTACAAAGCCAACAAGCGGCTTTAAATAAAGCTATTAACACAGGTTTATTAATAGAAAAAGACGGCCATTGGCAAGTAAGCCTTAAAGGCCATCGCTTTTTAAATGACCTGCTAGAATTGTTCGTATAA
- a CDS encoding ion transporter, protein MQKLRQTINQVFEASGKYQRAGHFLDALLITIIMINVVAIVLESVHSIATAYYNEFLMLELVSVAIFSAEYLIRAWTCVDRVKYASMNCSNTQKRIRYIFSPLAIIDLIAILPSLLMFFFALDLRFLRVLRLLRVFKLTRYSRAMQLLLQAFIDESSSLLAAFFIMSVVLILASCGIYLLEHDIQPDKFGSIPAAMWWAMATLTTVGYGDVVPITPIGKLFGGVITLVSMGMVAIPTGLLASSFSEQIRKRRQLFEDATHEQITDGKLTNEQLHHLEDLRYKLGLSKLEANKAIKAELNKRSSHLFCRHCGKRP, encoded by the coding sequence ATGCAAAAACTCAGACAAACCATTAATCAAGTATTTGAAGCGTCAGGAAAGTACCAACGGGCCGGTCATTTTTTAGATGCCCTACTAATCACTATTATTATGATAAATGTAGTGGCCATCGTACTCGAATCAGTTCACAGCATTGCTACCGCATACTATAACGAGTTTTTGATGTTAGAACTGGTATCGGTTGCCATATTTAGTGCTGAATACCTCATACGTGCTTGGACCTGTGTAGATAGAGTAAAGTATGCCTCTATGAATTGCTCCAATACGCAAAAGCGGATCCGCTATATTTTTTCACCACTAGCTATCATCGATTTAATCGCCATTTTGCCAAGCTTGTTAATGTTTTTCTTTGCTTTAGACTTACGTTTTTTACGCGTACTACGTTTATTACGCGTATTTAAACTGACTCGTTATTCTCGGGCAATGCAGTTGTTATTACAGGCATTTATTGATGAATCAAGTTCATTATTAGCCGCATTTTTTATTATGTCGGTGGTGCTTATTTTAGCTTCTTGCGGTATTTATTTATTAGAGCATGACATTCAACCAGACAAGTTCGGCTCAATTCCGGCCGCAATGTGGTGGGCAATGGCAACACTTACTACAGTAGGCTATGGTGATGTTGTGCCAATAACACCCATTGGTAAACTGTTCGGTGGCGTTATCACTCTGGTAAGTATGGGCATGGTGGCTATACCCACTGGTTTATTGGCATCGAGCTTTTCAGAGCAAATACGCAAACGTCGCCAGCTATTTGAAGATGCCACCCATGAGCAAATAACCGATGGTAAACTCACTAACGAGCAGTTACATCACCTAGAAGATCTTCGCTACAAACTTGGGTTAAGTAAGTTAGAGGCTAATAAAGCGATAAAAGCGGAGCTTAATAAACGCAGCTCACACTTATTTTGTCGCCATTGTGGTAAGCGGCCTTAA